Genomic DNA from Halobaculum sp. CBA1158:
ACGACGACGACTGGGCGGTCGGGGGAGACGCCGGCCTCCTGCATCGTCCGGACGGCCTCCAGCGCCGAGTAGACGCCGAGGGGACCGTCGAAGATGCCTCCCTCCGGTACGGAGTCGAGGTGGCTGCCGGCGGCGACGGCCGCGGCGTCGGGGTCCGCGGAGTCCGGCGTCCACGTTCCGGCGACGTTGCCGACGGCGTCCACGGTCACGTCGAGACCCGCGTCGTCCATGCGGTCGAGGAGATACCCGCGGGCGCGACGGTTCGCCTCGGTGCCCGCGAGGACCGTCCGGCCGCGGCCTTCGACGGCGTCGATGTCCCCGAACGCGGCCGTCGCCTCGATGTCGTCGCGGAGCCTGTCGGCGTCGACGGTGAGATCCATGCTTCCGGGTTCGTCGCCGGCGGTGTTGGGTCTTTCCGAAGCGGCTACGCGAGGCCGGTTCCGGACCCCCGCCCGCGACGCTCTCGCACGGTTCGACAAGACTTATTCGCGCCCCCCGGCACCGAACGCGTATGAGCGACATCGTCGTCACCCTGCCGGACGGGTCGGAGCTGTCCGTCCCGGAGGGTGCATCCGTCGAGGACGTGGCGTACGAGATCGGGCCGGGACTCGGGAGCGACACCGTCGCCGGCGTCGTCGACGGCGAACTCGTCGACAAGGCCGCTCCCGTGCACGACGGCGCGCGGATCGAGATCGTCACCGACCAAAGCGACGAGTACCTCCGGGTGCTCCGCCACTCGGCGGCGCACGTGTTCGCGCAGGCGCTTCAGCGGCTCTACCCCGAGGCGAAGCTCGCGATCGGTCCGCCGACCGAGGAGGGGTTCTACTACGACGTGGCGAACGTCGACATCGACGAAGACGACTTCCCGGCGATCGAATCGGAGATGGCCGACATCGTCGACGCCGACTACGACATCCACCGGGTCGAACTCCCACGCGAGGAGGCGCACGCCGAGTACTCCGACAACGAGTACAAAGCCGAGATCCTCGACGAGGAGGCCGCCGGCGAGGACCCCGTCTCCGTGTACGAGCAGGACGACTGGCGCGACCTGTGTAAGGGTCCCCACGTCGAGTCCACGGGGGAGATCGGCGCGTTCGAGCTGTTGAACATCTCCTCGGCCTACTGGCGCGGCGACGAGGAGAACGAGCAGCTGACGCGGGTGTACGGGACGGCCTTCGAGTCCGAGTCGGACCTGGAGGAGTTCCTGGAGCGACGCGAGGAGGCCAAAGAGCGCGACCACCGGAAGATCGCTCGGGAGATGAACCTCTTTTCCATCCCGACGATCACGGGGCCGGGCCTCCCGCTGTATCATCCGCCGGGCAAGACCGTGCTCTCGGAGCTCGAGGCGTACGTGAACGAGCTGAACGACGAGGCGGGCTACGGCGAGGTCGAGACCCCGCACGTGTTCCGGACGGAGCTGTGGGAGGAGTCGGGCCACTACGACAACTACCAGGACGACATGTTCCTCTTCGACGTGAACGACGAGGAATACGGCCTGAAGCCGATGAACTGTCCCGGCCACGCCACAATCTTCGATCAGGGCTCGTGGTCCTACCGGGACCTCCCGGTCCGGTACGCGGAACACGGGAAGGTGTACCGCAAGGAGCAGCGCGGCGAGCTGTCCGGCCTCTCGCGGGTGTGGGCGTTCACCATCGACGACGGCCACCTGTTCGTCCGCCCCGACCAGATCGAAGCGGAGGTCCGACAGGTGATGGACGGCATCGAGCGGGTGCTCGACACGTTCGACCTCGACGTGTCCGTCGACTTAGCGACGCGCCCGGAGAAGTCCGTCGGCGGCGACGAGGTCTGGGAGCAGGCCGAGTCCCAACTGGAGTCCGTGCTGGAGTCCTCGGCGCTGGACTGGGGGATCGAGCCCGGCGACGGCGCGTTCTACGGCCCGAAGATCGACTTCTCCTTCGAGGACGCCCTCGGGCGCTCGTGGGACGGCCCGACGGTCCAACTCGACTTCAACATGCCCGAGCGCTTCGACCTGACGTACACGGGCGAGGACAACGAGGAGCACAGACCGGTGATGATCCACCGAGCGCTGTACGGCAGCTTCGAGCGCTTCTTCATGGTGCTGATCGAGCACTTCGGTGGCGATTTCCCGTTCTGGCTCGCCCCCGAACAGGTCCGAATCTTGCCCATCTCCGACGACAACCTCGGGTACGCCCATCGGGTGAAGAACGAACTCTCGGAGTTCCGCGTCGAAGTCGAGGACCGAGACATGACCGTCGGCCGGAAGATCCGCGCGGCCCACGACGACCGGGTCCCCTACATGGTCGTCGTCGGCGGCGACGAGGAGGAGGCCGGGACCGTCTCCGTGCGCGACCGCTTCGAGAACGAGCGCAACGACGTCGACCCGAGCGCGTTCGTCGAGCACCTCCGCGGCGAGGTCGACGAGCGGACGGTGACGCCCGACTTCGTCACCGACCACGACGCGTAGCGACGCCGCGGGCGACGGCCGACCATCGGGTGTCGCCGACGCGGGAGCCGTCGCCGACGCGGTCGATCCCCGCCGGCGGGCGTCGTCGGTCAGAAACAGGCGACGACCGTCCCGTCGCGGACGTTCGGGTGGTCGTTCGCGCCGCCGGTCGTCGACGCGCGCCGTGCACCCGCGTCGGTGACGAGGTACGTCGAGAGGTACACCGGGCTGTCGGCGTGAACGACCGTCGGCGAGGCCGTGCCGGTCCTCACGTCGCCGGTGTTGCTGTACCAACTCGCCCGAACGCGCACGACGTACCCGCCGTCGACGCGGGTGACGTTCTCCACCCCCGCGCTCGCGCCGAAGGAGACGGTGTCGCGGGCGAGGTTATCGTTCCGGAGGTACGCCTCCTCGAAGGTCTCCGCCCACTCTCCGGCCGCCTCGGCCGTCAGCTCCGCGGGTGCGTCGGGGTACGCCACGGGCGACACGTCGTCGCGGACCGGATCCACGCCCTCGGGGCGCGCGGGCGTGCAGTCGTCCGGGATCGTGCCCACGGTGGTCGTCGGGGCGGTCGTCGGCTCGGTCGGCGTCGCCGGCGATTCGGTCGGTGTCACCGTCGCCGGCGATTCGGTCGTCGCCGGTCCCGCGTCGGGCGTGTCGACGCCCGGCGTACCGAGACAGCCGGCCGACAGGAGGACGACCGCGACGGCGACGGCCCGGAGGGTCGCTGTGGCGTTCGGGGACATCGACCGGTCGTGCTCGCGAACGCGGTAAGTGTCTTGGGGCGACCCGGTCTGAACACGGGACGGGGGAAGTTCCACGGTAACGTTTAACACGGTCGCACCCGAACTGTCGGTCGATGGTCGGACGGTCATTCGTCTGTCGCGAGTGCGAGACGAGCGTCAGCGTCCTCTCCTACCGGGCGACGTGCCCCGACTGTGCGGGCCCGCTCGAACAGGTCACGCGCTCGCGGGCCTGACCGACGCGTGTCCGACTCCGGCGACCCGGAGGGCTCCGATCGGGTCGACGACGGCGACGCTGGCGACGACGCCGACGACCCCGGAGCGACGGCGATCCGAACGCTTGCAGTCACGACTGACGACGTGATCGCCGCCCTCGAGGCGCGCGACCGTGGCCGTCGCGACGCCGTGCTCCGTGTGACTCCGCCGTTCTCCGGTCGAATGCGCGCGCGCCTCCACGTCGCCGGCGGCGAGGGCAAGTACGACGGCGACCGACGGCCGATCCACGTCGAGCCGCGGGCGTTTCTTCCCGAAGAGTTCCCGCGATTTCCCGGCGACGGTGCCGAGCGCTGGCGCTCTGCAGCGCGTGAGTCGCTCCAAGAACAGGTCGAGCTGTGTGGCTCCGACGGACCGATCTCGGTCCGGGTGCGATACCTCGGATAGCGCCGTTACAGGCGCTGGAGGTTCGTCGCCCGTGGGCCCTTCTCGGCCTCCTCGATGTCGAACTCGACCTCCTGTCCCTCCTCGAGATCCGGACCGCCGACGTCCTCCATGTGGAAGAAGACGTCCTCGTCCGCGTCTTCGCTCTCGATGAATCCGTAACCGCCCGTGTCGTTGAAGAATGCAACCGTGCCTGTCGCCATTCGCGAATACCTCGATATCCGCTAACGCGACATCAGTATAAATATCTGTGGGTGTCGGTGGCACGCCGACGTGACGGACGTCCTACCGGCGCTACTGGCGATTTCGACCGCCGGTTCGGCCGCAATCGTTCCGAGGAACGTTCCTCGTCGTATGCCGCCCGGTCGTACAGGTCCCGAAGAACCGCGTCGTGGTCGTCGAGTGATGCGACGCCGACGGTTCGGATTCACGGCCCGCGAGTCCGATATCCCCTTCACGTCCGGCAGATCTCTGCGGTGTCGTTCGCCTTCCGTAACGCTGATAGGGGAGAGGTGTAACATCGCATATGCCTACGGTCGGCCGTTCCGTCGTGTGCCTCTCTCATCCCCCCCAGGTACGACGTGGCCACCGTGGGCGTTTTCCGACACGCCGAGCCTCGCGGCCGCTCCCCGCGGGGCCCGGGTTCACGCGGGCACGGCTTTCCGTCCGTAGCGGACGACGCCCTCCTGCTCGTACACGCGCCTGAACACGGCGCGGACCGCATCCCCCGCCGACGCGTCGTCGGGGTCGGCCGCGCACACCTGCATCGGAACCGAGACCGAGCGCCCGTCGCGCTCGAAGGCGACGATAGCGACCGCGTAGTCGCCGCCGCGGGCGGCCTGTCGGGCGAACTCCGGGGGCGCGCTTCCGGGCGTGACGCCGGTCACCGTCTGAATCGTCCCGACCGACGGAAGCGGGGCGGCCTCGTACTCGACGAGGCTGTGGCAGTCCGGACAGGCACCCTCGGGCGGGAACGCGAGCGCGCCGCAGTCGGGACAGCGTCCCGCCCGAAGTCGGTAGCGAGCGGGGATCGACCGTCGCCACGTCGGCACCGACACGGCCGCGCCGCCGCCGGCCGGCGGCTCGTCGGTCGTGATCTCACCGCGCAGTCGCAGCGCCTCCGGATAGCTCGCGGTCGCGTCCGGGTCGGCCTCGGTGTCGCCTTCGACGGGCGCGACGCCCGAGACGAGGAGGGCGTCAGCGCCCGCCCCGCTCCCCCACCCGACGAGGAGCGTCCGGGTCGCGCCGGCCCGCAACGCCGTCGCGAGTCCGACGAGCGGCCCGGCGGCACCCAGGTCGCCGAGGCGGTCGACGGGCGTGGCCACGGCGTCGGAGTCGATCCCGATCGCACGGGCCGCCCGCGCCGGACGGTCGCCGTCTGGGGCGGTGATCGCCAGCGCGTCGACCTCTGTCGGGTCGCCGATATCGGGAGCGGTATCGGACGGGTCGCCGTCGGCGGCATTCCCGCCCAGCACGTCGACCGCAGCCGCGACGGGTCGGACGAACGCGCGGCGGTCGTACGCCGACACGCCGAGCCCCTCCACCGTCTCGGTTCCCGGACGGCGAAATCTGGTCCCCGGGTAGTCGGCGGCGACCTCCGCGTCGCCGAGGAGACGTGCGCCCGGTGTGGCGGGGTCGCCGAGGACGACCGCCGCCGCGCCCGCCCCGGCGGCCTGTCCCTCGACCTCCCCGGGCTTCCCGCGCGGGCAGTCGGCCGCGACGACCAGCGTCGGGAACGCGCCGGCGTCGCGGGCGGCACGAAGCGCTCGCGTCCCGGCGCGGGTGCTCCGGCCCGCATACCGCGTCGTCGCGTCCGCGGGGACCCCCAGCGCGGCCCCCAGTCGGGGCGTCAGATCCTCCTCCGCGACCGGCGGCGTCGTGGTCGCGAACGCGAGTCCAGCGAGGTCAGCGCCGTCGACGCCGGCCGCCGACAGCGCGCGCTCACCGGCCGTCGCCGCCATCGTGAGCGCGTCCTCGTCGGGTGCGGGGACCGCGACCGCGTCGACGCCGCGAGGCTGGAACCGCCCCCACGCCTCCGCGACCGCGTCGCCCGCGAGTCGCGCACGCGGTGCGTACGTCCCGGCCCCGAGGATCCGGGCATCCGCGTCCGTGTGAGTGTCCGCCTTCGGGTCCGCGCCCGCATCGGCGGTCGCGGCCGCGTCCGGGTCGCTCACGCGCCCGTCACCCCCTCGGCCTCGAACACGTGGACGACGGCCGCGCCACCGGAGCCGCCGACGTTGTGTGTCAGTCCCCGCTCGGGGTCGGTCAGCTGTCGGTCGCCCGCTCGGCCGGTGAGCTGGTCGAACGCCTCGACCGCCTGCCCCGCGCCCGTCGCACCGATCGGGTGGCCCTTGGACTTGAGACCGCCGGAGGTGTTGACCGGGAGGTCGCCGCCGGCGGCGGTGACGCCGTCGGCGACGAGATCCGCCGCCTCGCCGCGGTCGCAGAAGCCGAGGTCCTCGTAGGCGAGCAGTTCGGCGATCGCGAAGCAGTCGTGAACCTCAGCGAAGTCGAGGTCCGCCCGCGGGTCGGCGATGCCCGCGGCGTCGTAGGCCCCCCGCGCGGCCGACTCGCTGGCCGGGATCGCGGTGTAGGCGTCACGCTGGAACAGGCCGACGCGGTCGGACGCCGCGCCGACGCCGGCGACGCGCACGCGGTCGTCGAACGACGCCGCGACCGTCTCGCTCGCGACCAGCACGGCGGCCGCGCCGTCGCTCGTGGGACAGCAGTGATACATCGTGAGGGGGTCGGCGACGACGGCCGCGGACTCGGCCTCCTCGACGGTACACCCGAACCCGAGGTGAGCCTTCGGGTTTCGCGCGCCGTTGGCGTGACTCTTCGCGGCGACCTGCGAGAGCGCCTCGCGGGGCGCGTCGTGCTCGCGGAGGTACGCGTCGGCCATCTGGGCGTAGACGCCCGCGAAGGTGGTGCCGGCCATGCGTTCCCACTCGGTCTCGCCCGAGACGCCCAGCCAGTACTTCGTCGCCTCCGCGGAGGCGTCCGTCATCACCTCGACCCCGCCCGCGAGGACGAGGTCGGCCATCCCCGAGCGCACGGCCATCACGGCCTGCCGGAGCGCCGAGCCGGAGGCCGCACAGGCGTTCTCGACGCGCGTGCAGGGGACGCCGTGCAGGCCGACGTGCTCTGTGACGGCCGGACCGGCGAGACCGAGCTGTCGGCCGCCCACGCCAAGCGTTCCAACGAACGCCTCGTCCACGTCGCCGGGGTCGAGATCCGTCGGGGCCGCTTCCTCGTACGCCTCCCGAAAGAGGGTCCGGTACGTCTCCTCGGGGAACGAGCCGAACGACGACTGGCCCGCGCCCACGACGTAGGCGTCGGTCACGCTCGAGACGGCTCCTCCCGGGACGGTAAGTGTTGCCCGTCCCCCGCGGAGGGCGATGCGTGGTCGGAACAGGATCGAGGCGTGGCCGGAACAGGATCGAGGTGGCGGTGTAGCCGTGTCGAGTCCGGACCGTGATCGGCTCCGGTGGCCGTCGTCACACGGATGATCCAGGCCCGCTCTGACGGAGGCGGCTGGAGCGAATCATTTTTACTCATACGATCACGCAATACGGCTCGGTCGTAATCGACGCAATTCCCACCGTTCGCGGCTTCTCGGCGGTGTGTGCGGCCGAATCACGTCCACAAAAGTTTTAATACCTAGCGCTTCGTTACTACTGGTAAGGACGACACCTCCTCGGGAGCAGTTTTTCGCTCCCGGACCGGCGTCGATCCGGGAGCACCATGAGCGAGTCAGAAACCACCATCAGCCGCTACACCGAACGCGAGGACAGCACGAGCGAACGAACCGACGAGCGATCCGAGGAGCGAACCGAGGAGACGGAATCGGTACGCGCCTGTCCGGAGTGCGGCGGGAGCGTCCTGGCCGACGAGGAACACGGCGAGACCGTCTG
This window encodes:
- the thrS gene encoding threonine--tRNA ligase; the encoded protein is MSDIVVTLPDGSELSVPEGASVEDVAYEIGPGLGSDTVAGVVDGELVDKAAPVHDGARIEIVTDQSDEYLRVLRHSAAHVFAQALQRLYPEAKLAIGPPTEEGFYYDVANVDIDEDDFPAIESEMADIVDADYDIHRVELPREEAHAEYSDNEYKAEILDEEAAGEDPVSVYEQDDWRDLCKGPHVESTGEIGAFELLNISSAYWRGDEENEQLTRVYGTAFESESDLEEFLERREEAKERDHRKIAREMNLFSIPTITGPGLPLYHPPGKTVLSELEAYVNELNDEAGYGEVETPHVFRTELWEESGHYDNYQDDMFLFDVNDEEYGLKPMNCPGHATIFDQGSWSYRDLPVRYAEHGKVYRKEQRGELSGLSRVWAFTIDDGHLFVRPDQIEAEVRQVMDGIERVLDTFDLDVSVDLATRPEKSVGGDEVWEQAESQLESVLESSALDWGIEPGDGAFYGPKIDFSFEDALGRSWDGPTVQLDFNMPERFDLTYTGEDNEEHRPVMIHRALYGSFERFFMVLIEHFGGDFPFWLAPEQVRILPISDDNLGYAHRVKNELSEFRVEVEDRDMTVGRKIRAAHDDRVPYMVVVGGDEEEAGTVSVRDRFENERNDVDPSAFVEHLRGEVDERTVTPDFVTDHDA
- a CDS encoding cold-shock protein, with the translated sequence MATGTVAFFNDTGGYGFIESEDADEDVFFHMEDVGGPDLEEGQEVEFDIEEAEKGPRATNLQRL
- a CDS encoding zinc ribbon domain-containing protein — translated: MSDPDAAATADAGADPKADTHTDADARILGAGTYAPRARLAGDAVAEAWGRFQPRGVDAVAVPAPDEDALTMAATAGERALSAAGVDGADLAGLAFATTTPPVAEEDLTPRLGAALGVPADATTRYAGRSTRAGTRALRAARDAGAFPTLVVAADCPRGKPGEVEGQAAGAGAAAVVLGDPATPGARLLGDAEVAADYPGTRFRRPGTETVEGLGVSAYDRRAFVRPVAAAVDVLGGNAADGDPSDTAPDIGDPTEVDALAITAPDGDRPARAARAIGIDSDAVATPVDRLGDLGAAGPLVGLATALRAGATRTLLVGWGSGAGADALLVSGVAPVEGDTEADPDATASYPEALRLRGEITTDEPPAGGGAAVSVPTWRRSIPARYRLRAGRCPDCGALAFPPEGACPDCHSLVEYEAAPLPSVGTIQTVTGVTPGSAPPEFARQAARGGDYAVAIVAFERDGRSVSVPMQVCAADPDDASAGDAVRAVFRRVYEQEGVVRYGRKAVPA
- a CDS encoding beta-ketoacyl synthase N-terminal-like domain-containing protein; the encoded protein is MTDAYVVGAGQSSFGSFPEETYRTLFREAYEEAAPTDLDPGDVDEAFVGTLGVGGRQLGLAGPAVTEHVGLHGVPCTRVENACAASGSALRQAVMAVRSGMADLVLAGGVEVMTDASAEATKYWLGVSGETEWERMAGTTFAGVYAQMADAYLREHDAPREALSQVAAKSHANGARNPKAHLGFGCTVEEAESAAVVADPLTMYHCCPTSDGAAAVLVASETVAASFDDRVRVAGVGAASDRVGLFQRDAYTAIPASESAARGAYDAAGIADPRADLDFAEVHDCFAIAELLAYEDLGFCDRGEAADLVADGVTAAGGDLPVNTSGGLKSKGHPIGATGAGQAVEAFDQLTGRAGDRQLTDPERGLTHNVGGSGGAAVVHVFEAEGVTGA